In the Adlercreutzia equolifaciens DSM 19450 genome, one interval contains:
- the rimP gene encoding ribosome maturation factor RimP, producing the protein MLTAKEKSLLSALEPRAASEGVEIVTLEIVGSKKAPTIRVYIDAAGGISFDELARTQAWVGDVMDELDPFPGAYMLEVSSPGIDRPLRTPEHFARFAGETVTVKTTGPIDGRSSFTGELLGFEDGCVMVAADGAGTFRIPYDNIKKARVKGTIDFSA; encoded by the coding sequence GTGCTGACGGCCAAGGAGAAATCGCTTCTTTCCGCCCTGGAGCCCCGAGCGGCCTCCGAGGGCGTCGAGATCGTCACGCTGGAGATCGTCGGCTCGAAGAAGGCGCCGACCATCCGCGTCTACATCGACGCGGCCGGCGGCATCAGCTTCGACGAGCTGGCCCGCACCCAGGCCTGGGTCGGGGACGTCATGGACGAGCTGGACCCGTTCCCCGGGGCCTACATGCTGGAGGTGTCCTCTCCGGGCATCGACCGGCCGCTGCGCACGCCGGAGCATTTCGCGCGCTTCGCCGGCGAGACGGTGACGGTGAAGACGACCGGCCCCATCGACGGCCGCAGCTCGTTTACCGGCGAGCTTCTCGGCTTTGAGGACGGCTGCGTCATGGTGGCCGCAGACGGCGCCGGCACCTTCCGCATTCCGTACGACAACATCAAAAAGGCCCGCGTTAAGGGCACCATCGACTTCAGCGCCTAG
- a CDS encoding LysR family transcriptional regulator, with amino-acid sequence MNLSQLNYFKKLAEVLHYTRAAQELFITQPTLSGAISSLEKELGAPLFERNGRSVLLAPYGEVFYEHVCLALRAIDDGVAAVSARSSASFGTVNLGTTFTTQDHYLPSLIRDFEEAFDKRVIVKVSQGFTNYLTEQLHRGTLDVAFCGKRDNEPDIAYFPVKHCELALYVRDDHPLASRETITFGELNDVDLHTYRRGTPIGERVAKMLEEADVRGASLGYDDDVSMGSFLSYNGGNAGALMLDSLGAQLFSNLHQVRVEGVPEHFYTVYMAYHKKHVHSRAVTDFIDFVKAYPGNDLIGQVLPEAAGE; translated from the coding sequence ATGAACCTCTCTCAGCTGAACTACTTCAAGAAGCTCGCCGAGGTGCTTCACTACACGCGAGCGGCGCAGGAGCTGTTCATCACCCAACCGACCCTCTCGGGGGCTATTTCGTCCTTGGAGAAGGAGCTGGGCGCTCCCTTGTTCGAGCGCAACGGCCGCTCGGTGCTCCTCGCCCCCTACGGCGAGGTGTTCTACGAGCACGTGTGCCTCGCCCTGCGCGCCATCGACGACGGCGTGGCGGCCGTGAGCGCGCGCTCCTCGGCCTCGTTCGGCACCGTGAACCTCGGCACCACCTTCACCACCCAGGACCACTACCTGCCGAGCCTCATCCGCGACTTCGAGGAGGCCTTCGACAAGCGGGTCATCGTGAAGGTGTCCCAGGGATTCACCAACTACCTCACCGAGCAGCTGCATCGGGGCACGCTGGATGTGGCCTTCTGCGGCAAGCGCGACAACGAGCCCGACATCGCGTATTTCCCGGTGAAGCACTGCGAGCTGGCCCTCTACGTGCGCGACGACCATCCGCTGGCGTCCCGCGAAACGATCACCTTCGGCGAACTGAACGACGTGGATCTGCACACCTACCGCCGCGGCACCCCCATCGGCGAGCGCGTGGCGAAGATGCTGGAGGAGGCCGACGTGCGGGGCGCCTCCTTGGGCTACGACGACGATGTGTCCATGGGGTCGTTCCTCTCCTACAACGGCGGCAACGCCGGAGCGCTTATGCTGGACTCGCTGGGCGCCCAGCTGTTCAGCAACCTGCACCAGGTGCGCGTCGAGGGCGTCCCGGAGCACTTCTACACGGTGTACATGGCCTATCACAAGAAGCACGTGCACTCGCGGGCCGTCACCGATTTCATCGACTTCGTCAAGGCCTACCCGGGCAACGACCTCATCGGCCAGGTGCTGCCCGAGGCGGCGGGCGAGTAG